Proteins encoded together in one Ciconia boyciana chromosome 25, ASM3463844v1, whole genome shotgun sequence window:
- the BMP10 gene encoding bone morphogenetic protein 10 yields MDSVVLQLWAVLCLLVHLATCSPILSLEHSSLEEDVPLFDEILSEQDGVDFNTLLQNMKNEFLKTLNLSDIPLHETAKVDPPEYMLELYNRFATDRTSMPSANIIRSFKNEDLASHPIGVTGIRKYPLLFNVSIPHHEEITMAELRLYTLVERDQMLYDGLDRKVTIFEVLENDHMGVGEERKTVALASRQIYGTSSEWESFEVTEAIRRWRRAGLTTHRLEVHIESKEGEEQNGEGKLDIDINSEAKHVPLLIVFSDDQSNDKKEEKQELNEMIDHEQLLDLENLEVGNFHGHPGEEALLQMRSNIIYDSTARIRRNAKGNYCKKTPLYIDFKEIGWDSWIIAPAGYEAYECHGVCAYPLTEHVTPTKHAIVQTLVHLKNPQKASKACCVPTKLDPISILYLDAGVVTYKFKYEGMVVSECGCR; encoded by the exons ATGGATTCTGTAGTCCTTCAGCTGTGGGCTGTCCTCTGTCTCTTGGTTCACCTTGCCACTTGCAGTCCCATCCTGAGCTTGGAGCACTCTTCCTTGGAGGAAGACGTGCCTCTTTTCGACGAGATTCTCTCCGAGCAGGATGGTGTTGATTTCAACACGCTGcttcagaatatgaaaaatgagTTTTTGAAGACATTGAACCTCTCTGACATTCCCCTGCACGAAACGGCCAAGGTGGATCCACCAGAGTACATGCTAGAGCTGTACAACAGGTTTGCCACTGATAGGACATCTATGCCATCCGCAAATATTATTAGGAGCTTCAAAAATGAAG ACTTGGCTTCCCACCCTATTGGTGTTACAGGAATTCGGAAATACCCTCTTCTATTCAATGTTTCGATCCCTCACCATGAAGAAATCACCATGGCAGAGCTGAGGCTCTACACCTTGGTGGAGCGGGACCAAATGCTCTACGATGGGCTTGACCGGAAGGTGACCATTTTTGAAGTGCTGGAAAATGACCATATGGGGGTAGGAGAAGAGCGAAAGACAGTGGCACTGGCATCGAGGCAGATCTATGGCACGAGCAGCGAGTGGGAGAGCTTTGAGGTCACCGAAGCCATCAGGCGTTGGCGAAGGGCAGGGCTGACCACGCACCGGCTGGAAGTTCATATAGAGAGCAAGGAAGGGGAGGAGCAGAACGGAGAGGGGAAACTCGATATCGACATCAACTCTGAGGCTAAGCACGTGCCCCTGTTGATTGTGTTCTCTGATGACCAAAGCAATGACAAAAAAGAGGAGAAGCAAGAGCTGAATGAAATGATAGACCATGAGCAGCTCCTGGACTTGGAGAACCTGGAGGTTGGCAATTTCCATGGCCATCCTGGTGAGGAGGCGCTGCTCCAGATGCGCTCCAACATCATTTACGACTCTACTGCCCGAATCCGGAGGAATGCAAAAGGCAACTACTGTAAAAAGACTCCACTCTACATAGATTTCAAGGAGATTGGCTGGGATTCCTGGATCATCGCCCCGGCGGGATATGAAGCTTACGAGTGCCACGGAGTGTGCGCCTACCCCTTAACAGAGCACGTCACACCAACGAAACATGCCATTGTCCAGACTTTGGTTCACCTGAAGAATCCCCAGAAAGCCTCCAAGGCCTGCTGCGTGCCTACCAAACTCGATCCCATCTCTATTCTCTACTTAGATGCAGGGGTGGTCACCTACAAGTTCAAATACGAAGGCATGGTGGTATCAGAGTGTGGCTGCAGATAG
- the ARHGAP25 gene encoding rho GTPase-activating protein 25: MSGEPAGTRPASPNPLERPLKIGWLKKQRSIVKNWQQRYFVLKGQQLYYYKDEDDVKPQGCLSLQGSTIKEVASNPEEGGKFIFEIIPGVSGDQNRTGQDTCVLMANSQSEMEEWVKSIRRVLGSASGAVFGQRLAETMAYEQKFGQHQVPILVQKCAEFIREHGMSEEGIFRLPGQDNLVKQLRDAFDAGERPSFDRDTDVHTVASLFKLYLRELPEPVVPWMQYEDFLLCGQALDVDERKGHRELLKQLSLLPRDNYNLLSYICRFLHEIQLNCSVNKMSVDNLATVIGVNLIRPKIEDPAIIMRGTPQIQKVMTVMISDHADLFPPSKDVPPSPPAQKNDKKAPIPRSSVGWDAAEDPAVPRAESLIQRQMRDDLNSSSAPGPAASSSAPREDNGSKDTLGMWKAQSRKRTQTLPNRKSFLTAASPGEKGRNDKNDICASDFWKSSHGSSMCSLVPGGHKRTLSHDLFKLLDLHRASTYDNVPTSQREIGEGSGSSPSPSSSSSDKEFLPCSSPSHQPKEIASPTSSPAEVSKPDQESREFLQNMILKLEKEMEVQRNDYEEQIKSLEKENYEVWAKVVRLNQDIEREKKKSEELELKLMNVERSREDMEKKNKMLEEEIKNLAKSTSKTDAKTN; this comes from the exons GGCTGCCTGTCTCTCCAGGGAAGCACCATCAAGGAGGTGGCCAGCAAcccagaggaaggagggaaattTATCTTCGAAATCATCCCAG GGGTCTCTGGAGACCAGAACCGGACAGGGCAGGACACCTGCGTGCTCATGGCTAATTCCCAGTCTGAGATGGAGGAATGGGTTAAATCCATCCGACGAGTGCTGGGGTCAGCATCAGGAG CGGTGTTCGGCCAGCGCTTGGCAGAGACCATGGCCTACGAGCAGAAATTCGGGCAGCACCAGGTCCCCATCCTGGTGCAGAAGTGTGCTGAGTTCATCCGGGAGCACGGCATGAGTGAAGAGGGCATCTTCCGCCTCCCCGGCCAGGACAACCTGGTGAAACAGCTCAGGGACGCGTTCGATGCTGGGGAAAGGCCATCATTTGACCG GGATACGGATGTGCACACCGTGGCCTCTCTGTTCAAACTCTACCTGCGGGAGCTCCCCGAGCCAGTTGTACCCTGGATGCAGTACGAGGATTTCCTGCTGTGCGGTCAGGCGCTGGATGTGGATGAGAGAAAG GGCCATCGGGAACTCCTGAAGCAACTGTCCCTCCTTCCCAGAGACAACTACAACCTCCTCAGCTATATCTGCAG GTTTCTACACGAAATACAGTTGAACTGTAGCGTCAACAAGATGAGTGTGGATAACCTGGCAACAGTGATTGGAGTGAACCTCATCAGACCCAAGATAGAGGATCCTGCAATTATTATGAGAG GCACGCCACAGATCCAGAAAGTGATGACTGTGATGATAAGTGACCATGCAGACCTCTTTCCCCCGTCCAAGGATGTGCCGCCCTCCCCACCTGCccaaaaaaatgacaagaagGCCCCCATCCCTCGCAGCTCTGtgggctgggatgctgcagaggaTCCCGCGGTGCCCAGGGCAGAGAGCTTGATCCAAAGGCAAATG AGAGATGACCTGAATTCCAGCAGTGCCCCCGGACCAGCTGCGAGCTCAAGTGCACCCAGAGAAGATAATGGGTCCAAAGATACACTGGGAATGTGGAAAGCACAGTCAAGGAAAAGAACTCAGACTTTACCTAACAGGAAATCTTTCCTGACGGCTGCTTCTCCaggggagaaaggcagaaatgacaaaaatgacaTATGTGCCAGTGACTTTTGGAAAAGCTCCCATGGGAGCAGCATGTGCTCCTTGGTCCCCGGCGGACATAAGAGAACGTTGTCTCATGATCTTTTTAAGCTGCTCGACCTTCACCGGGCTTCGACCTACGACAACGTTCCTACCTCCCAGAGAGAAATTGGGGAAGGCAgcggctccagccccagcccttcgAGCAGCAGCTCTGATAAGGAATTTCTACCCTGCTCCAGTCCCAGTCATCAGCCAAAGGAAATAGCCAGTCccaccagcagccctgctgaggtCTCCAAGCCTGATCAGGAGAGCAGGGAGTTCCTGCAAAACATGATCCtgaagctggaaaaagaaatggaggtACAGAGAAATGACTACGAGGAACAAATTAAAAG tcTCGAGAAGGAAAACTATGAAGTCTGGGCCAAAGTGGTGAGGCTGAATCAGGACATtgagagggagaagaagaagtCTGAGGAACTGGAGCTGAAGTTGATGAATGTGGAGCGCTCACGGGAGgacatggagaagaaaaacaagatgctTGAGGAGGAGATAAAAAACTTAGCTAAATCCACGAGCAAAACTGATGCCAAAACCAACTAG